The following proteins are co-located in the Cydia pomonella isolate Wapato2018A chromosome 19, ilCydPomo1, whole genome shotgun sequence genome:
- the LOC133528256 gene encoding probable G-protein coupled receptor Mth-like 5 yields MRNIIVFTLLILPHKLLAEVGETDLNDLSDQQNSVLINKCCEPDQIVVNSVCRLAKDYNQTLWKPHFKTEDGKDVQVKYFRYIHGYPDCETTQHRAIFYFNNLRKSEDELNLLSDGRLLHIIHHEPSADSVKEDPLMRIQGSIVIPSEQQQASYTYIQNKYCMDKILMTANSTNTGEYALICIPDVKNWTDVDFIIKKIVNPLFHAISMTLYLIVAIIYFVLPTLRDLAGNIITTINICLIVSQAADMVRIFTEFSNHVSFMVTDILLYISLLGAFFWLNSFGFYIWKTFKSRNVFLRVTDVRKYCYYSSVVWSSVVLMAVMAIGAHFLLDTGSKLNQFSSSVLVDDIEQETIGWLGIAIFFTPVAFTIIFNIIFYVTTLKVIKRINIYGRIHYKLKGCFDLFLQMFLIMTIAWLFLLLSWLNFNGLLYAHVFVNLMQAILMFYVCVVRQAHVTFLLKKSCCYAEPVPTGEWGDEMTHMNGNYNY; encoded by the exons ATGAGAAATATAATAGTATTCACGTTGTTGATATTGCCGCATAAACTACTTGCCGAAGTCGGGGAAACTGATCTCAATGATTTGTCGGACCAGCAGAATTCCGTTCTAATAAACAAATGTTGTGAACCTGATCAGATAGTAGTAAATTCTGTATGCAGATTAGCCAAAGATTACAATCAAA CTCTATGGAAACCTCACTTTAAGACAGAGGATGGGAAAGATGTGCAAGTTAAATACTTCAGATACATCCATGGCTACCCGGATTGTGAGACAACACAGCACCGCGCTATATTCTACTTCAACAATTTGAGAAAATCTGAAGATGA GCTAAACTTATTATCAGATGGCCGCCTCCTTCACATCATCCACCATGAGCCCAGTGCGGACAGTGTGAAGGAAGACCCGTTGATGAGGATACAGGGAAGCATTGTTATCCCAAGTGAACAGCAACAAGCTTCTTACacctacatacaaaacaaatactgCATGGATAAG ATACTCATGACGGCAAACTCTACAAATACTGGGGAATATGCTTTAATATGCATACCGGATGTTAAAAACTGGACCGATGTTGACTTCATAATCAAGAAGATAGTAAATCCATTATTCCATGCTATTTCTATGACACTTTACTTAATCGTGGCCATCATATACTTTGTACTTCCGACGCTGAGAGATTTAGCAGGAAATATTATAACGAcgataaatatttgtcttaTAGTTAGTCAAGCCGCAGACATGGTCAGGATATTCACTGAATTTAGCAATCATGTCAGCTTTATGGTCACTG ATATTCTTTTATATATCAGTCTGTTGGGTGCATTCTTTTGGCTAAACAGCTTTGGATTCTACATCTGGAAGACATTCAA ATCAAGAAACGTATTTCTCCGAGTGACCGACGTACGGAAATACTGCTACTACTCATCAGTGGTCTGGTCTAGTGTGGTGCTGATGGCAGTTATGGCTATCGGGGCGCATTTCCTGCTCGACACGGGGAGCAAGCTCAACCAGTTCTCGTCATCAGTTTTAGTGGACGACATAGAACAAGAGACTATtg GGTGGCTTGGGATCGCTATATTCTTCACTCCAGTGGCATTTACAATAATTttcaacataatattttatgttacaACTCTCAAAGTTATAAAAAGGATAAATATCTATGGAAGGATTCATTACAAACTCAAAGGATG TTTCGACCTATTCCTTCAAATGTTTCTCATAATGACCATAGCCTGGTTGTTCCTGCTGCTGTCTTGGCTCAACTTCAACGGGTTGCTGTACGCACATGTTTTTGTCAATTTGATGCAGGCTATACTAATGTTCTACGTGTGTGTGGTGAGGCAGGCTCACGTTACGTTTTTGTTGAAGAAGAGTTGCTGTTACGCTGAGCCCGTGCCTACGGGGGAGTGGGGCGATGAAATGACACATATGAAtggtaattataattactaa